One region of Haloterrigena salifodinae genomic DNA includes:
- a CDS encoding TRAP transporter large permease, which yields MTDPILLAVLFVVPLLVMYVFGVHVAFALGLVSALVMLLGVGPMWTVNTFANQMYSSLNSFTLLAIPFFLFAGRMMNSIGLTDDIFDFAEALVRPLPGGLGHVNVVVSIIFSGMSGAAVADAAGLGSIEYEAMTSRGYDGSTAAGITGASSTIGPIIPPSIPIIVYGVTAQVSIGALFLAGIVPGLVMGLGLMAFITVGALRSGTASVESFSLRELFESSVRALPGLIAPAIIIGGIATGLFTPTEAAAVAGIYAVALGGLYYRNLDPSTLWSILGDTFEDTAVLTLIIAFANVYGFVLTISGLPTVLTEQLLTISSEPTVLLLLFALFFLILGTFMETIAIIMIVVPIVAPILPQIGIDPIHFGIVMMVALMIGLISPPFGVVLFALERVTDLDIEDIIRGIIPYYVPLLGALVLLILFPSAVLAVPRYFGLV from the coding sequence ATGACTGATCCGATACTGCTGGCCGTGCTGTTCGTCGTGCCGTTGCTAGTCATGTACGTGTTCGGCGTTCACGTCGCGTTCGCCCTCGGGTTAGTCTCCGCGCTGGTGATGCTGCTCGGCGTCGGTCCGATGTGGACCGTCAATACGTTTGCAAATCAGATGTACAGTTCGCTGAACAGCTTCACGCTGCTCGCGATCCCGTTTTTCCTGTTCGCGGGACGAATGATGAACTCCATCGGCCTGACGGACGACATCTTCGACTTCGCCGAAGCTCTGGTGCGTCCGCTCCCCGGCGGACTCGGCCACGTGAACGTCGTGGTGAGTATTATCTTCTCCGGGATGAGCGGCGCAGCGGTGGCCGACGCCGCCGGACTCGGATCCATCGAGTACGAGGCGATGACCAGCCGCGGGTACGACGGCTCGACCGCGGCCGGAATCACCGGCGCGTCCTCGACCATCGGACCGATCATCCCGCCGAGTATTCCGATCATCGTCTACGGCGTGACCGCGCAGGTCTCGATCGGGGCCCTCTTTCTCGCCGGGATCGTCCCCGGTCTGGTGATGGGCCTCGGCCTCATGGCGTTCATCACCGTCGGCGCGCTGAGGAGCGGCACGGCATCCGTGGAGTCGTTCAGCCTCCGCGAACTCTTCGAGTCGAGCGTGCGGGCGCTGCCCGGCCTCATCGCACCGGCAATCATCATTGGCGGCATCGCGACCGGCCTGTTCACGCCGACCGAGGCGGCCGCCGTCGCCGGAATCTACGCGGTAGCGCTGGGCGGGCTCTACTACCGGAACCTCGATCCGAGCACGCTCTGGTCCATCCTCGGCGACACGTTCGAGGACACCGCCGTGCTGACGCTCATCATCGCGTTCGCGAACGTCTACGGGTTCGTGCTCACCATCTCGGGCCTGCCGACGGTCCTCACCGAGCAGCTCCTGACCATCTCGTCGGAGCCGACGGTCCTGCTCCTCCTGTTCGCCCTGTTCTTCCTGATCCTCGGCACGTTCATGGAGACCATCGCGATCATCATGATCGTCGTCCCGATCGTCGCCCCGATACTCCCGCAGATCGGCATCGATCCGATCCACTTCGGCATCGTGATGATGGTCGCCCTGATGATCGGCCTCATCTCGCCGCCGTTCGGCGTCGTGCTCTTCGCGCTCGAACGCGTCACCGATCTGGATATCGAGGACATCATCAGAGGGATCATCCCGTACTACGTTCCGTTGCTCGGGGCCCTGGTGCTGCTGATCCTCTTCCCCTCGGCTGTCCTCGCCGTCCCTCGCTACTTCGGTCTCGTGTAG
- the ppsA gene encoding phosphoenolpyruvate synthase: MTVLWLDEISSGDLERVGGKGASLGELTGAGLPVPPGFVVTAGAYRSFIEEAEIDEELFAAVDIDVDDSSALAEAADRAQELILETPFPDELREEILESYRQVGTDGASPSDRGTSSRAGEAFVAVRSSATAEDLPDASFAGQQETFLNVTAEDLLDRVRECWASLFTQRAIYYRQEQGFDHSAVNIAVVVQQMVDAEKSGVMFTSHPSTGDPTMIIEAAWGLGEAVVSGAVSPDNYVIEREDRSIGVTVAEKKVMHEKDEETGETVEREVPQDKRNERVLSDDEISALIDLGERVEDHYDEPQDVEWAIVDSDEQSSSGSRTQSGDGEVYMLQSRPITTIDEAAETGDVDASKGLTDGSGGVQAASSGAGTSGADSSGSGEVIVDGLGSSPGTVSGPARIVTKLDDLAKVGEGDIIVTEMTMPDMVPAMKRASGIITDEGGMTSHAAIISRELGVPAIVGTTNATSVLEDGQVVTLDGNKGAVLEGTEVEPDEETEPVEEVRPQSPVKPMTATEVKVNVSIPEAAERAAATGADGVGLLRTEHMILSLNQTPEKFIEENGTDTYTQELIDGIRGVADEFYPRPVRVRTLDAPTDEFRQLEGGADEPKEHNPMLGYRGIRRSLDRPDVFAHELEAFRRLYELGYDNVEIMFPLVNDAEDIYQAKSLMKEAGIDPEKRKWGAMIETPAAALAVEELAKAGIDFASFGTNDLTQYTLAVDRNNEHVADRFDELHPAVLRLLGDVIETCREHDVDTSICGQAGSKPEMVRFLVNEGISSISANIDAVRDVQHEVKRVEQKLLLESRRAE; this comes from the coding sequence ATGACCGTACTCTGGTTAGACGAAATTAGCAGCGGCGACCTGGAGCGGGTCGGCGGCAAAGGAGCGTCACTGGGCGAACTTACGGGCGCCGGGCTGCCCGTGCCCCCGGGATTCGTCGTCACCGCCGGGGCCTACCGATCGTTCATCGAAGAAGCCGAAATCGACGAGGAGCTGTTCGCGGCCGTCGACATCGACGTCGACGACTCGTCGGCGCTGGCCGAGGCGGCCGACCGCGCTCAGGAACTCATCCTCGAGACGCCGTTCCCCGACGAACTGCGCGAGGAGATCCTCGAGTCCTACCGGCAGGTCGGCACGGACGGGGCGAGCCCGTCCGATCGCGGGACGTCGTCCCGCGCAGGCGAAGCGTTCGTCGCGGTGCGGTCGTCGGCGACGGCCGAGGACCTGCCGGACGCCTCCTTCGCGGGCCAACAGGAGACGTTCCTCAACGTCACCGCCGAGGACCTGTTAGACCGCGTTCGGGAGTGTTGGGCCTCGCTCTTTACGCAGCGAGCGATCTACTACCGCCAGGAGCAGGGCTTTGACCACTCGGCGGTCAACATCGCGGTCGTCGTCCAGCAGATGGTCGACGCAGAGAAGTCCGGCGTGATGTTCACGAGCCACCCCTCGACGGGCGATCCGACGATGATCATCGAGGCCGCCTGGGGACTAGGCGAAGCGGTCGTCTCGGGTGCGGTCTCCCCGGATAACTACGTCATCGAGCGCGAGGATCGGTCGATCGGCGTCACCGTCGCCGAGAAGAAGGTGATGCACGAAAAGGACGAGGAGACCGGCGAGACCGTCGAGCGTGAGGTCCCCCAAGACAAGCGGAACGAACGGGTCCTCTCCGACGACGAGATCAGCGCGCTGATAGACCTCGGCGAGCGCGTCGAGGACCACTACGATGAGCCCCAAGACGTCGAGTGGGCCATCGTCGACAGCGATGAGCAGAGCTCATCTGGCAGCCGGACGCAGTCCGGCGATGGCGAGGTCTACATGCTCCAGTCCCGGCCGATCACCACCATCGACGAGGCGGCCGAAACCGGCGATGTCGACGCCTCGAAGGGGCTGACCGACGGCAGCGGCGGCGTTCAGGCCGCCAGCAGCGGCGCCGGCACCAGCGGCGCGGACTCGAGTGGGTCTGGCGAGGTAATCGTCGACGGACTGGGCTCGAGTCCGGGGACGGTCAGCGGGCCGGCCCGGATCGTCACGAAGCTCGACGACCTCGCGAAGGTCGGCGAGGGAGATATCATCGTCACGGAGATGACGATGCCCGACATGGTGCCCGCGATGAAGCGGGCGTCGGGGATCATTACCGATGAGGGCGGCATGACTAGCCACGCCGCCATCATCTCCCGCGAACTCGGAGTCCCGGCTATCGTCGGTACTACCAACGCTACCTCCGTCCTCGAGGACGGCCAGGTCGTCACGCTCGACGGCAACAAGGGCGCGGTCCTCGAGGGGACGGAAGTCGAGCCCGACGAAGAGACCGAACCAGTCGAGGAGGTCCGCCCGCAGTCGCCAGTCAAGCCAATGACCGCGACGGAGGTCAAGGTCAACGTCTCCATTCCGGAGGCCGCCGAGCGCGCGGCCGCAACCGGCGCCGACGGCGTCGGCCTCCTCCGGACCGAGCACATGATCCTCTCGCTGAATCAGACGCCCGAGAAGTTCATCGAAGAAAACGGCACGGACACCTACACGCAGGAACTGATCGACGGCATCCGCGGCGTCGCCGACGAGTTCTACCCCCGGCCCGTCCGCGTGCGTACGCTGGACGCCCCGACCGACGAGTTCCGCCAGCTCGAGGGCGGTGCGGACGAGCCGAAGGAGCACAATCCAATGCTGGGCTATCGCGGCATCCGGCGCTCGCTCGACCGTCCCGACGTCTTCGCCCACGAACTCGAGGCGTTCCGGCGGCTCTACGAGCTGGGCTACGACAACGTCGAAATCATGTTCCCGCTGGTCAACGACGCCGAGGACATCTACCAGGCCAAGTCGCTCATGAAGGAGGCCGGCATCGATCCCGAGAAACGAAAGTGGGGCGCGATGATCGAGACGCCGGCCGCGGCGCTGGCGGTCGAGGAACTGGCCAAAGCGGGTATCGACTTCGCCTCGTTCGGCACGAACGACCTGACCCAGTACACGCTCGCGGTCGACCGGAACAACGAGCACGTCGCCGACCGCTTCGACGAACTCCATCCCGCCGTCCTGCGGCTGCTCGGCGACGTCATCGAGACCTGCCGCGAACACGACGTCGACACCAGCATCTGCGGCCAGGCCGGCTCCAAGCCGGAGATGGTCCGGTTCCTCGTCAACGAGGGTATCAGTTCGATCTCGGCTAATATCGACGCCGTCCGCGACGTCCAGCACGAGGTCAAACGCGTCGAGCAGAAGTTGCTGCTCGAGTCGCGGCGGGCGGAGTGA
- a CDS encoding universal stress protein gives MVIVAAVDRSKRASDVLKQAAALADQLGETLHVVHVMTRSEAIDAETTGISKDEGVEISELRAVAASVVTDLLEEHPVAVETTEIGRIGDPADEIVEYADDHDARYIVVGPRRRSQTGKMLFGSVAQSILLNTNRPVVSVLGQ, from the coding sequence ATGGTGATCGTTGCAGCAGTCGACCGTTCGAAGCGAGCGTCAGACGTCCTCAAGCAGGCGGCCGCCTTGGCCGACCAGCTCGGAGAAACCCTACACGTTGTCCACGTGATGACGAGATCGGAAGCCATCGATGCCGAAACCACGGGCATCAGCAAGGACGAGGGTGTCGAGATATCGGAGTTGCGTGCAGTTGCTGCGAGCGTGGTGACGGACCTACTCGAAGAACATCCCGTTGCGGTCGAAACGACGGAAATCGGACGGATCGGCGATCCGGCGGACGAAATCGTCGAGTACGCGGACGACCACGACGCGCGATACATCGTCGTTGGTCCGCGACGGCGGTCGCAAACGGGGAAGATGCTCTTTGGGAGCGTCGCTCAGTCTATCCTTCTCAACACGAATCGGCCGGTGGTGTCCGTGTTGGGCCAGTGA
- a CDS encoding TRAP transporter substrate-binding protein, with protein sequence MAEQGRRPLLKAIGGTAALGISTLAGCIGDGTSGDNFKIAATFGQDHSQVQLLERWGENLSNETDGSLSIEYVSLGGEEDHISATSSGSIAGHGVAMTALTQSYGTEYGFLEAPFVAEDWEHFQALMDEYVYGDGGFNDQLIEDANQRILGSAFRGLRGTTANKEVSEPSDIEGVKMRLPEFETWVNSWEEIGAEATPVPYDELYQALQTGVVSSSEGPIAQFVDSSLYEVQTHFSQTDHLLQTQNWVINEDRWQGLDESEQEAMQTALDEAIEWGNEETRSQADELLQMVQDEHDVTVVSSDDVNQDAFRSAAEPQLEEFFSDRWKPSLEDVQSLA encoded by the coding sequence ATGGCAGAACAAGGACGGCGACCGCTATTGAAAGCTATCGGTGGCACGGCAGCACTCGGTATCAGCACGCTTGCCGGCTGTATCGGCGACGGAACGTCGGGAGACAACTTCAAGATCGCTGCGACGTTCGGGCAAGACCACTCGCAAGTGCAACTCCTCGAGCGGTGGGGAGAGAACCTCTCGAACGAGACCGACGGAAGTCTGAGCATCGAGTACGTGAGCCTCGGCGGGGAGGAAGACCACATAAGCGCCACGTCCTCCGGGAGTATCGCCGGTCACGGCGTGGCGATGACGGCGCTCACCCAGTCGTACGGCACCGAGTACGGGTTCCTAGAAGCGCCGTTCGTCGCCGAGGACTGGGAGCACTTTCAGGCGCTCATGGACGAGTACGTCTACGGCGACGGCGGGTTCAACGATCAGCTGATCGAGGACGCCAACCAGCGAATCCTGGGGTCGGCGTTCCGCGGTCTTCGAGGAACGACCGCGAACAAAGAAGTGAGCGAGCCGTCCGATATCGAGGGCGTCAAGATGCGACTCCCCGAGTTCGAGACGTGGGTCAACAGCTGGGAAGAGATCGGCGCCGAGGCGACGCCGGTTCCGTACGACGAACTGTACCAGGCGCTTCAGACGGGCGTCGTTTCGTCCTCCGAGGGGCCAATCGCGCAGTTCGTGGATTCCAGCCTGTACGAGGTGCAGACGCACTTCTCGCAGACCGATCATCTTCTCCAGACGCAGAACTGGGTGATCAACGAGGATCGGTGGCAAGGGCTGGACGAAAGCGAACAAGAGGCGATGCAGACGGCGCTGGACGAAGCGATCGAGTGGGGTAACGAAGAGACCCGATCCCAAGCGGACGAACTCCTCCAGATGGTGCAAGACGAACACGACGTAACGGTCGTCTCCAGTGATGACGTCAACCAAGACGCGTTCCGGAGCGCCGCGGAACCGCAGTTAGAGGAGTTCTTCAGCGACCGCTGGAAGCCGAGCCTGGAAGACGTACAGTCGTTAGCCTAA
- a CDS encoding universal stress protein — MSNDRGSTDPFGLETVVLAVGGRDENRVKRLVDVALQITTPERSKVVVVHVFDKDSYTETVQSISNTGDEYIEPDELASQMAVVQQITDRLAENSIDCDVRATTGRKGQGIVDISAEVDADRVIIGGQQRSPTGKAIFGSMVQKVLLNAPCPVTFVRDQG, encoded by the coding sequence ATGTCAAATGACCGTGGTTCCACGGACCCGTTTGGACTCGAGACCGTCGTCCTCGCCGTAGGCGGGCGCGACGAGAATCGCGTCAAGCGACTCGTCGACGTAGCGCTGCAAATTACCACGCCGGAACGATCGAAAGTGGTCGTCGTCCACGTGTTCGACAAGGACTCGTACACCGAGACCGTCCAGAGTATCTCCAACACGGGCGACGAGTATATCGAACCCGACGAACTGGCCTCTCAGATGGCTGTCGTTCAACAGATCACCGACCGACTCGCGGAGAACTCGATCGACTGTGACGTCCGCGCCACCACCGGCAGAAAGGGCCAGGGCATCGTGGATATCTCCGCGGAGGTAGACGCCGATCGGGTGATCATCGGCGGGCAACAGCGGAGTCCGACGGGGAAAGCGATCTTCGGCAGCATGGTCCAAAAAGTGCTTCTCAACGCGCCCTGTCCGGTGACGTTCGTCCGTGATCAGGGATAA
- a CDS encoding TRAP transporter small permease: MSVRPLLDRIEQLLGGLGKLTLATMGVIVGLQIIFRFVPVSFPSVWTTEVARYMLVFMTLTGVPYAMRRDNHISVRPLLRMVSDSIRNLMISLSNVLVVVMCSLMILSGFSVLERTMLQSLPTVGWLKVGYLTVYLIVVFGLCIVFIFEQTARIWTGEVTEPDARVVDDD; encoded by the coding sequence ATGTCCGTCCGACCCCTGCTGGACAGGATAGAACAGCTGCTGGGCGGCCTCGGGAAGCTCACCCTGGCGACGATGGGAGTTATCGTCGGACTACAGATCATCTTTCGATTCGTTCCGGTGAGTTTCCCGAGCGTTTGGACGACCGAGGTCGCTCGATACATGCTCGTGTTCATGACGCTAACCGGCGTTCCGTACGCGATGCGGCGCGACAATCACATCTCGGTACGGCCGCTGTTGCGGATGGTATCCGATTCGATCCGGAACCTCATGATCTCGCTTTCGAACGTCTTGGTCGTCGTGATGTGCTCGCTCATGATACTATCCGGTTTCAGCGTCCTGGAACGAACGATGTTGCAGTCGCTTCCGACGGTCGGCTGGCTGAAAGTCGGATACCTGACGGTCTACCTCATCGTCGTGTTCGGCCTCTGTATCGTGTTTATCTTCGAGCAGACGGCGCGGATTTGGACCGGCGAAGTCACGGAGCCGGACGCCCGGGTGGTCGATGATGACTGA
- a CDS encoding SDR family oxidoreductase: protein MPDWLADDVAVVTGGSSGNGRAISLTLAEHGANVVVADLQSDPRGGGVPTHEKIQEEYSQEAAYVECNVANVSDLRDAIDVADEFGGVSIMVNNAGITHSDEFLETTEEDFDRIMDINVKGVFFGAQAAAESMVEAGRSGSIINMSSVTSFIGRGDGVRYSTSKGAVESMTYALADRLGHEGIRVNSIHPSMIETPMTADDLELIDNESSEEHEQATPLGRIGQPQDVADTALYLASPLASFINGETMVVDGGVTTTMGGGY from the coding sequence ATGCCCGATTGGTTAGCGGATGATGTAGCGGTAGTTACTGGCGGCTCGAGCGGTAACGGACGAGCGATCAGCCTGACGTTGGCAGAACACGGCGCAAACGTCGTCGTCGCCGACCTGCAGTCGGACCCCCGCGGCGGGGGCGTTCCGACCCACGAGAAAATTCAGGAAGAGTACAGTCAGGAAGCGGCCTACGTCGAATGCAACGTCGCCAACGTTTCGGACCTCCGCGACGCGATCGACGTCGCCGACGAGTTCGGCGGCGTCTCGATCATGGTCAACAACGCCGGCATCACGCACAGCGACGAGTTCCTCGAGACGACCGAGGAGGACTTCGACCGAATCATGGATATCAACGTCAAGGGTGTCTTCTTCGGCGCCCAGGCGGCCGCCGAGAGCATGGTCGAAGCGGGGCGGAGCGGCTCGATCATCAACATGTCCAGCGTCACGTCGTTCATCGGCCGCGGCGACGGCGTGCGGTACTCCACGTCAAAGGGCGCGGTCGAATCGATGACGTACGCGCTGGCGGATCGACTCGGACACGAGGGTATTCGCGTGAACTCGATCCACCCGAGCATGATCGAGACGCCCATGACGGCGGACGACCTCGAGCTGATCGACAACGAGTCGTCCGAGGAACACGAGCAGGCGACGCCGCTCGGTCGGATCGGCCAGCCCCAGGACGTGGCGGACACCGCGCTGTACCTCGCCAGCCCGCTCGCGAGTTTCATCAACGGCGAGACGATGGTCGTCGACGGCGGCGTCACGACCACGATGGGCGGCGGCTACTGA
- a CDS encoding MBL fold metallo-hydrolase, whose translation MVHSTWGDAFLKREVEASEPDRLTVWYMGCNGFVLRSPEATVYVDPYFGDGDPPTWYRMIPVPLDPEDVTDCDAVLITHEHFDHFHPDSYGPMVENLDADLYASETCFESPQKDYAELRAPKPRRRIVEPNTSYTVGDLVIHVRESNDPDAVGDVSYVIEHETGTFFTPGDSRFTEAFHEIGTEFDIDLGSLAFGTHAQVFYGDDWASFTGAERPHSSAGKLYMNENDVIKSANALRLDRLLPCHYDMWKGGLADPKSLHEHRASFPFPRSIEIAEVGDRMNVEEHGVTPMRDLVKH comes from the coding sequence ATGGTGCATTCCACCTGGGGAGATGCGTTCCTAAAGCGGGAAGTCGAAGCGAGCGAACCGGACCGGCTTACCGTCTGGTATATGGGCTGTAACGGGTTCGTACTTCGGTCGCCCGAAGCGACGGTTTACGTCGACCCGTATTTCGGGGACGGCGATCCGCCGACGTGGTACCGAATGATACCCGTCCCCCTCGATCCCGAGGACGTGACCGACTGTGACGCTGTCCTCATCACACACGAGCACTTCGACCACTTCCATCCCGATTCGTACGGTCCGATGGTGGAGAACCTTGATGCGGACCTGTACGCGTCCGAGACCTGTTTCGAGTCACCGCAGAAGGACTACGCTGAGTTACGCGCCCCGAAGCCCCGGCGCCGGATCGTCGAACCCAACACCTCGTACACCGTCGGCGATTTAGTGATCCACGTTCGCGAAAGCAACGATCCGGACGCGGTCGGCGATGTCTCCTACGTTATTGAGCACGAGACGGGCACTTTCTTTACGCCCGGAGACAGCCGATTCACCGAAGCGTTTCACGAAATCGGCACGGAGTTCGATATCGACTTGGGTTCCCTTGCGTTCGGCACTCACGCTCAGGTGTTCTACGGCGACGACTGGGCTTCGTTTACCGGAGCGGAGCGTCCGCACTCGTCGGCCGGAAAGCTCTACATGAACGAGAACGACGTGATCAAGTCGGCGAATGCTCTCCGACTCGACCGCTTACTCCCGTGCCATTATGATATGTGGAAGGGCGGATTAGCAGACCCGAAATCGCTGCACGAGCACAGGGCTTCGTTTCCGTTTCCACGGAGTATCGAAATCGCAGAAGTCGGAGACAGGATGAACGTCGAGGAACACGGCGTGACTCCAATGCGCGATCTCGTCAAGCACTGA
- a CDS encoding VOC family protein: protein MFERIHHIAILIGGVEREIDEYTAVFEDDFGMERIQKVHFEDDHCEVALYSVGETIIEFTSPTGERGWHYEHLQEHGPGFFHIAFEVDDIEQRRAELEELGYGFVDEIRDGIDWKITTLDYHDTPLPMQLVEDPRPVDERA from the coding sequence GTGTTCGAACGAATCCACCACATAGCGATACTTATCGGCGGCGTCGAGCGAGAGATAGACGAATATACGGCCGTGTTCGAGGACGACTTCGGCATGGAGCGGATTCAGAAGGTCCACTTCGAGGACGACCACTGCGAGGTCGCACTCTACTCGGTCGGCGAGACCATCATCGAGTTCACGTCTCCGACCGGCGAACGCGGCTGGCACTATGAACACCTCCAGGAGCACGGCCCCGGCTTCTTCCACATCGCGTTCGAGGTCGACGATATCGAGCAGCGGCGGGCGGAACTCGAGGAACTGGGGTACGGCTTCGTCGACGAGATACGAGACGGGATCGACTGGAAGATCACCACGCTCGATTATCACGACACGCCGCTCCCCATGCAGCTCGTCGAAGATCCGCGGCCCGTCGACGAGCGCGCGTAA
- a CDS encoding HpcH/HpaI aldolase family protein: MTDDTAQLFQPGESATGNWISIGHPAVAEICSEGFDFVVIDMEHTDMGLETIGNMLRAVDDDAAAIVRVPLNDPGWIKRVLDLGVAGLMIPMIETAEQAAQAVDAMQYPPAGTRGVAPARASDYGRTFGEYFETADDELTTILQIETERGVENASDILAVDGVDAVIIGHGDLSASLGVFGEWENERFESALDSIVTTARDYDTAVGMLATDRESIHRWTDADVDFLIAGADIVYLSEGSDAARAEFEDLVDN, from the coding sequence ATGACGGACGACACAGCGCAACTGTTCCAGCCAGGCGAGTCTGCGACGGGGAACTGGATTTCGATCGGCCATCCGGCCGTCGCGGAAATCTGTTCCGAGGGATTCGACTTCGTCGTTATCGATATGGAGCACACCGATATGGGCCTCGAGACGATCGGGAATATGCTCCGGGCGGTCGACGACGACGCGGCGGCGATCGTCCGCGTCCCGCTGAATGACCCGGGGTGGATCAAGCGCGTCCTCGACCTCGGCGTTGCGGGGCTCATGATTCCGATGATCGAAACCGCCGAGCAGGCGGCGCAGGCTGTCGACGCGATGCAGTACCCGCCAGCGGGAACGCGCGGAGTGGCACCCGCACGCGCGTCCGATTACGGCCGGACCTTCGGCGAGTACTTCGAGACCGCCGACGACGAGTTGACTACGATCCTCCAGATCGAAACGGAACGAGGCGTGGAAAACGCGTCGGATATCCTCGCCGTCGACGGCGTCGATGCGGTCATAATCGGTCACGGAGACCTCTCTGCCTCGCTGGGCGTCTTCGGAGAGTGGGAGAACGAGCGGTTCGAGTCGGCATTGGACTCGATCGTGACGACGGCCCGGGACTACGACACGGCCGTCGGGATGCTGGCCACCGACCGCGAGAGTATCCACCGCTGGACCGACGCGGACGTTGACTTCCTGATAGCCGGCGCCGACATCGTCTACCTTTCGGAGGGGAGCGACGCGGCGCGAGCGGAGTTCGAGGACCTCGTCGACAACTAA
- a CDS encoding sugar porter family MFS transporter produces the protein MSLIHRLLPLEDDDIGPFVIVISALAALNGLLFGFDTGVISGALLYMSETFPQLEANAFLQGTVVSGAMVGAIVGAAFGGRLADRIGRRRLILLGAVLFFVGSFIMAVAPTVEVLILGRLLDGIGIGFASVVGPLYISEMAPAKIRGSLVTLNNVAITGGILVSYITNQFIANMAFDAGLSWRIMLGLGMLPAMILFGGIIFMPESPRWLVEKNREQEARSILSRVRNGANIEAEMKDIMQMSKREQGSFRDLLQPWLRPVLIVGLGLAMLQQVSGINAVVYYAPTILESSGYSDIASLFGTIGIGSINVLLTIVALFLVDRVGRRPLLLFGLVGMCISVTILAGAYMLPSMGGVLGPITVVSLMLFVGFHAVSLGSVVWLIISEIFPLNVRGAAMGVTTLVLWFSNFLVAQFFPSLFEIGPTVAFGVFAGITAVGFVFVYALVPETKGRSLEEIEADLRETGVADDNLALSEQAEQVDPTEQVDQTDHAND, from the coding sequence ATGAGTCTGATTCACCGACTGTTGCCGCTCGAAGACGATGATATCGGGCCGTTCGTTATCGTCATCTCCGCGCTCGCTGCGCTGAACGGATTACTGTTCGGGTTCGACACCGGCGTTATCTCGGGAGCGTTGCTGTACATGTCCGAGACGTTCCCGCAACTCGAGGCGAACGCGTTCCTGCAGGGGACCGTCGTCAGCGGTGCGATGGTCGGCGCGATCGTCGGCGCGGCCTTCGGCGGCCGGCTCGCGGATCGGATCGGTCGGCGCCGGCTCATCCTGCTCGGGGCCGTCCTGTTCTTCGTTGGGTCGTTCATCATGGCGGTTGCTCCTACCGTCGAGGTGCTCATCCTCGGGCGGCTCCTCGACGGAATCGGGATCGGCTTCGCATCCGTCGTCGGACCGCTGTACATCTCGGAGATGGCGCCGGCGAAGATCCGCGGATCGCTCGTTACGCTCAACAACGTCGCTATCACGGGGGGGATCCTCGTGTCCTACATCACGAACCAGTTCATCGCGAACATGGCCTTCGACGCCGGCCTCTCGTGGCGAATCATGCTCGGGCTCGGGATGCTTCCGGCCATGATCCTGTTCGGCGGGATCATCTTCATGCCGGAGAGTCCGCGGTGGCTCGTCGAAAAGAACCGAGAGCAGGAGGCTCGATCCATCCTGAGCCGGGTCAGGAACGGCGCGAATATCGAGGCCGAAATGAAGGATATCATGCAGATGTCCAAACGCGAGCAGGGGAGCTTTCGCGATCTCCTCCAGCCGTGGCTTCGCCCGGTCCTGATCGTGGGCCTCGGCCTCGCGATGTTACAGCAGGTCTCGGGCATCAACGCGGTCGTCTACTACGCGCCGACGATACTGGAGTCGTCCGGATACAGCGACATCGCGTCCCTCTTCGGGACGATCGGGATCGGCTCGATCAACGTGCTGCTGACGATCGTCGCGCTGTTCCTGGTCGACCGCGTCGGCCGTCGGCCGCTGTTGCTCTTCGGTCTCGTCGGGATGTGTATCTCGGTGACTATCCTCGCCGGAGCTTACATGCTGCCTAGCATGGGTGGGGTCCTCGGCCCGATCACGGTCGTGAGCCTCATGCTGTTCGTCGGCTTCCACGCGGTCAGTCTCGGCTCGGTCGTCTGGCTGATAATCTCCGAGATTTTCCCGCTCAACGTCCGCGGGGCCGCGATGGGAGTGACGACGCTGGTCCTCTGGTTCTCGAACTTCCTCGTCGCACAGTTCTTCCCGTCGCTGTTCGAGATCGGTCCCACGGTCGCGTTCGGCGTGTTCGCGGGAATCACGGCGGTCGGGTTCGTCTTCGTCTACGCGCTGGTCCCAGAGACAAAAGGCCGGTCCCTCGAGGAGATCGAGGCCGATCTGCGTGAAACTGGCGTCGCCGACGATAATCTGGCGCTCAGCGAGCAGGCCGAGCAGGTCGATCCGACTGAGCAGGTCGATCAGACCGATCACGCAAACGACTGA